The DNA region GCTTGTTCGTTCTGCACGCCTAAAAGAAATTCGTCGTCTTTGTGGGCTTCAGCCTTAATGCCGTAAGTGCGTTCTACGAATGCGTTTCCGAGAACGTGATCGAGGTGCAAGTGCGTGTTCAAATTGCGGCAGACTTTGAGATTCTCTGACTTGATGTAATCAGCGAGAGCCGCTTGTTCGCGGGCGTTGCTCACGCTCGGGTCTATCAAAATGGCTTCGCCCTTGCTGTTGCTCAGGATGTAGCAGTTCACTCCGAACGGATTGAATACAAATTGCTTGATATTCATGATAAACCTCTTAGCGTTTCTTTTTGCGCTTGCGTTTTAAACGTTCGCGTTTAACACTTTCCATGGAAACTTCGTGAAGAATGTCGAAGACGCGTTCGCGGGCGTAAGATTTGTTCAGTTTCTTGTACGTTACGTAGTCCAGCAGGCACACGCACAAAAGTAACAATCCGACAAAAATCGAAAGCGAAATAGGCCAAAGATGGACTGTGAATTTGGTTGCAACGAGACCGAATGCGGGTGGCATCAAAATGGAGCCCACGTAAGAACCGGCTAGCTGGATGCTGATGGCTTGGCTGGATAGCGATTCACCGAAACGCGCGGGGGTGGCGTGAATTAGTGATGGATAAACAGGGGCACAACCGAGGCCGAGCAGGCAAATGCAAACGGGCTGCATCCATAGCGGAAGTGGGAGCGAAAGCACAAGGCAACCTGCGGATACGATGAAAATCCCGGCGTAAATCAAGCGATGGTCGGTGAACTTAATCGCAAAAAATCCACTTGCGATGCGGCCAATCATCACGGATGCAAACATGAGCGATACGCAGAGGGCGCCTGTTTCGGGTTTGAATCCGCATGCGGTCAAGTAGGTGCCGCACCAAAGGCTTGTTGAAATTTCCAGTGCAGAATAAAAGAAGAATGTGAAGAACGAAAGCTTCATTCCCGGGACCCGGAGCGCTTCGCGAATGCTGATGTGCGGCGCGTTTACGGGTGATTTTGCTTGGATGGTGACGTTTTCCGATAGTCCTCCGCGGGCTTCCGTTTTTTTCCAAAGCGGGAGTGAAATAAGAATCAGTACGAAAATTGCAGCGAGAGCAGCGGCGACATATTCGTAAGCCCCGCGCCAACCGCCACCGGTCAAAATCGATAACGAAAGGAGCGATGGTCCGAGTGTAGCTCCGATGCCCCAGCTTGCATGTAGCCAGTTCGTGTGCTTGGATTCAAGATAAACTGCGGCGAAGTTGTTCATCGCCACATCGACGGCTCCTGCGCCAATGCCCATGGGGATTGCCCAAAGGCAAAGAACGTTGAACGAGTCCGCAAACCCGTAACCGATGGAGGCGATTGCGGTAAGCGCGATGCTGTAGGCGACGAGTTTTCCGGTGCCAAAAATGCGGAGAACTTTCGGCGTGCAAAGGCTGGAGACAATTGTCCCCAGCGAGGCGATAATGGAAAGTACGCCTGCTGCAGAAACCGGTGTTTTAAGGTCTAGATGCATTAAGGGCCAAGCGGCTCCGAGTATGGTGTCGGGGAGGCCGAGTCCAATAAATGCAACGTATATGACCACCAGCAAAAAAATCATCGAGGGAAATTTATAAAAAAAGATTCCGGCTCGGAGGCCGGAATGATGGAATCAAAAGATGTCGGAACGGAGGTTGGATTGACAAAAACAGAAGTTGCCGGAACGGAGGCCGGCGGCACTTCGGCTGCCTCAGTGACCTGATTTTCAGCCTCGTGCCTCATACCTCAAAGGGCCGTAAG from Fibrobacter succinogenes includes:
- a CDS encoding sugar MFS transporter, with protein sequence MIFLLVVIYVAFIGLGLPDTILGAAWPLMHLDLKTPVSAAGVLSIIASLGTIVSSLCTPKVLRIFGTGKLVAYSIALTAIASIGYGFADSFNVLCLWAIPMGIGAGAVDVAMNNFAAVYLESKHTNWLHASWGIGATLGPSLLSLSILTGGGWRGAYEYVAAALAAIFVLILISLPLWKKTEARGGLSENVTIQAKSPVNAPHISIREALRVPGMKLSFFTFFFYSALEISTSLWCGTYLTACGFKPETGALCVSLMFASVMIGRIASGFFAIKFTDHRLIYAGIFIVSAGCLVLSLPLPLWMQPVCICLLGLGCAPVYPSLIHATPARFGESLSSQAISIQLAGSYVGSILMPPAFGLVATKFTVHLWPISLSIFVGLLLLCVCLLDYVTYKKLNKSYARERVFDILHEVSMESVKRERLKRKRKKKR